In Terriglobia bacterium, a single genomic region encodes these proteins:
- a CDS encoding ABC transporter permease, giving the protein MRRTRATLIRFSGFLRRRRERELDEELRAHLAMAVRERIEQGEDPAAAEANARREFGNVPLVKDVTRDQWGWGWLETLLQDVHYGVRQLRRNPGFSLAAIAIAALGIAATCVVFSFAEAAIFGALPYENSSGLVEVGMTDLKNYPGWSGVPVPAFLSWRDHAGSIGQFVAKGSRFNSKTLVGGAEPVQVFDNQISEGTFQLLGARPLMGRDFTSHDYNSGGSRAAILSYPLWQQLFNGRSDAIGRSITLDGVGYIILGIMPPGFQLPESSAALQPACWTPLIFDAKQKSDTGNFSLTVWSRLRPGISSEKALAALSVSALQVVNPTGARKKSDWRIQVTPLMDKLIDHWRSILIFLFGAAGFLLAIACANVANLLMARASTRQKEIAVRTAIGASRARVIRQLLTECLILSGVAGAVGILLAHWGIGLVRGLLPRALDTANFQQMGLDPRTLAATVAVSVAVGVVFGLAPAFQASKVDLVESLKERRANAVPRRGRWNPQSVLVVAEVALSLILLTGAALMLRSFLKLEGVEPGFNPQETLTMRVLLPKYRYPKLEDQIEAYQQVLRKVNALPGIQSAALVSPLPLVGFHSTVVMAAQPGMSNIPENGSIGSDFHAVSPGYFKTMGISLLRGRFFTDQDTQDSEGVAIVDKAFVDRYWPGQNPVGKLFYPAYPKTTPAVRVVGEVDGVRDLALADKPRPELYNPFTQYFLAAFAGTLVVKTSTPASASVEMERVIHSVDPEAPISQIETMQEVLGKSVAEKRLYLTLVGVFAVLALLLAAAGIAGTVSYAVSRRKHEVGIRMALGARRSHVLSMILGQFAALVAVGIALGVAGSLVLTRFIASQLYGVSPTDPATFIAVSMLLTAVALVACYIPARRAAKVDPMVALRYE; this is encoded by the coding sequence ATGCGACGGACACGAGCAACGTTGATTCGTTTTAGTGGCTTTCTCCGCCGGCGGCGCGAGCGGGAGCTGGACGAAGAACTCCGAGCGCATCTGGCCATGGCCGTCCGCGAGCGGATCGAGCAGGGCGAAGACCCTGCCGCAGCCGAAGCAAACGCGCGGCGCGAGTTCGGCAACGTCCCTCTGGTGAAAGACGTCACGCGCGACCAGTGGGGCTGGGGCTGGCTCGAAACCTTGCTGCAGGATGTGCACTACGGCGTCCGCCAACTCCGCCGCAACCCGGGATTCAGCCTGGCGGCGATTGCCATTGCGGCGCTGGGGATTGCAGCCACCTGTGTTGTCTTCAGCTTTGCAGAAGCGGCGATATTCGGCGCCTTACCTTACGAGAACTCTTCGGGCCTGGTGGAAGTTGGCATGACCGACCTGAAGAACTATCCTGGCTGGAGTGGGGTTCCGGTTCCGGCCTTTTTAAGCTGGCGCGACCACGCCGGCAGCATTGGACAGTTTGTAGCCAAGGGTTCGCGTTTCAACAGCAAGACACTGGTTGGCGGCGCTGAGCCGGTTCAGGTGTTCGACAACCAGATCTCCGAAGGAACTTTTCAGTTGCTGGGCGCGCGGCCGCTCATGGGCCGGGATTTCACGTCACACGACTACAATTCCGGTGGAAGTCGTGCAGCTATCCTGAGCTATCCACTGTGGCAGCAACTGTTCAACGGCCGTTCTGACGCCATCGGCAGATCGATCACGCTGGATGGCGTTGGATACATCATCCTGGGAATCATGCCGCCCGGCTTTCAGCTTCCCGAGTCTTCTGCGGCGTTGCAGCCGGCCTGCTGGACTCCGCTGATCTTCGACGCAAAACAGAAGTCTGACACTGGAAATTTTTCCCTGACCGTCTGGTCGCGATTGAGGCCGGGAATTTCCAGCGAGAAGGCCCTGGCGGCGCTGAGTGTATCAGCTCTTCAGGTTGTGAACCCGACGGGCGCGCGCAAAAAATCGGACTGGCGCATTCAGGTGACGCCGTTGATGGACAAGTTGATCGACCACTGGCGGTCGATTCTGATCTTCCTCTTCGGCGCCGCAGGATTTCTCCTGGCCATCGCCTGCGCCAACGTGGCCAATCTGCTGATGGCACGGGCCAGCACACGTCAGAAGGAGATTGCCGTCCGTACGGCCATCGGCGCAAGCCGCGCGCGTGTGATTCGCCAACTGCTGACCGAATGCCTAATCCTGAGTGGGGTTGCGGGCGCAGTAGGAATTCTGCTGGCGCACTGGGGAATTGGGCTGGTACGCGGGCTGCTGCCCCGTGCGCTCGACACAGCCAACTTCCAGCAGATGGGTCTTGATCCGCGAACCCTGGCGGCCACAGTGGCCGTATCAGTGGCGGTGGGGGTTGTTTTCGGCCTCGCGCCTGCTTTCCAAGCTTCGAAGGTTGATCTGGTCGAGTCACTTAAAGAAAGGCGCGCGAACGCGGTCCCGCGTAGAGGGCGGTGGAACCCACAGAGTGTGCTCGTCGTCGCTGAGGTCGCGCTGTCGTTAATTCTGCTGACGGGAGCGGCATTGATGTTGCGCAGTTTCCTGAAACTTGAGGGCGTTGAGCCCGGATTCAATCCACAGGAGACGTTGACCATGCGCGTGCTGCTGCCTAAATACCGCTACCCCAAACTCGAGGATCAGATCGAAGCATACCAACAAGTTCTCCGAAAGGTTAATGCGCTGCCAGGGATCCAATCGGCCGCTCTTGTAAGTCCGCTTCCTCTGGTTGGATTTCATAGCACGGTTGTGATGGCCGCGCAGCCCGGAATGTCGAACATCCCTGAGAACGGCAGTATTGGTAGCGATTTTCACGCGGTGAGTCCGGGATACTTCAAAACGATGGGTATTTCCCTGTTGCGCGGCCGCTTCTTTACGGACCAGGATACCCAGGATTCGGAGGGAGTTGCTATTGTTGACAAGGCTTTCGTGGACCGCTACTGGCCGGGTCAGAATCCCGTGGGAAAGCTATTTTATCCCGCCTATCCGAAGACGACTCCGGCGGTGCGCGTGGTCGGCGAAGTGGACGGCGTGAGAGACCTGGCGCTGGCGGACAAGCCGCGCCCGGAATTGTACAATCCCTTCACGCAATACTTTCTGGCCGCGTTCGCAGGGACGCTGGTTGTGAAGACTAGCACACCGGCAAGCGCGTCAGTTGAGATGGAAAGGGTCATCCATTCGGTTGACCCTGAGGCGCCTATCTCCCAGATCGAAACAATGCAGGAGGTGCTCGGGAAGAGCGTCGCGGAGAAACGCTTGTACCTGACCTTGGTGGGCGTTTTTGCCGTGCTCGCATTGTTGCTGGCCGCCGCCGGCATTGCCGGGACGGTTTCCTATGCCGTCAGCCGGCGAAAGCACGAGGTGGGGATCCGTATGGCGCTGGGCGCCCGGCGCTCGCATGTGCTCTCAATGATATTGGGCCAGTTCGCAGCGCTTGTGGCGGTGGGGATTGCGCTTGGAGTGGCGGGGTCGCTGGTGCTTACGCGATTCATCGCCAGCCAGCTTTACGGTGTAAGTCCCACCGATCCGGCTACGTTTATTGCCGTCTCGATGCTTCTGACTGCTGTGGCGCTCGTGGCTTGTTACATCCCAGCTCGCCGGGCGGCAAAGGTCGATCCCATGGTGGCGCTGAGATACGAGTGA
- a CDS encoding bifunctional precorrin-2 dehydrogenase/sirohydrochlorin ferrochelatase gives MAELFPIFLKLNGRKALVVGGGKMAAVRVRQLISAGARVTVVSPKAGSEIERLAKAKSLVLVRRGFKRTDLSRRYFIVIAATNDLKTQQAVFEAAERLGVLCNVVDKPDSCNFYMPAIVQRGDLKIAISTSGRSPALAAKLRRYIEEAVPENAADLTEIVGRLRSKLRLEIPGDLATQKKLVDEFVETALKKRRVRQGLRARFF, from the coding sequence ATGGCAGAGTTATTCCCGATATTCCTGAAACTGAACGGACGGAAGGCTCTGGTGGTAGGCGGAGGGAAAATGGCCGCCGTGCGCGTGAGGCAGTTGATCAGCGCGGGGGCCAGGGTCACGGTCGTTTCGCCGAAGGCCGGAAGCGAAATCGAGAGGCTGGCTAAGGCAAAATCGCTGGTTCTCGTCCGCCGGGGATTTAAGCGGACTGACCTCAGCCGACGCTACTTTATCGTGATCGCGGCAACCAATGACCTCAAAACCCAGCAGGCTGTTTTTGAGGCGGCGGAGCGCCTTGGCGTCCTTTGCAATGTTGTGGACAAACCGGACTCCTGCAACTTTTATATGCCGGCAATTGTCCAGCGCGGCGACCTGAAAATTGCCATCAGCACAAGCGGACGGAGTCCCGCGCTGGCTGCAAAGCTCCGGCGATACATCGAGGAAGCCGTACCGGAAAACGCTGCCGATTTGACTGAGATAGTGGGCCGCCTGCGCTCGAAACTGCGGCTGGAGATCCCCGGCGACCTGGCTACCCAGAAGAAGCTGGTGGACGAGTTCGTCGAGACGGCACTGAAGAAGAGGCGCGTCCGGCAGGGTCTGCGGGCGAGGTTTTTCTAG
- a CDS encoding glucoamylase family protein, producing MGTEVRTAKHFLSRYFRYIAVVGGGSRTSRIISAVALAFALIPSVGVRAAAATAPAEEVHPLRRIDNDLLDDISRRSFRYFWQNTDPRTGLILDRARFDGRPEEESWRKNVASIAATGFGLTAYCIAADHRWISPDRASYRIRTALRFFAYHAQQKHGWFYHFLDATTGKRAWKSEVSSIDTALLLSGILTARQAFPDDPEIVRLANLIYHRVDFPWMLDGDPLILSHGWKPETGFLPYGWDTYSEAGILYALAIGSPTHPIPPDSWFGWKLPIVHAGGYAYIGGGPLFIQQYSQAWLDLRNRSYREVPVEDRVVPRVNVLENAIVATRAQQALGIDLSQRYRGYSSRVWGITASDSAKGYVAWGGSANDSRIDGTVVPSAAAGSAMFAPDICIPALRAMLLQYGRKVYGRYGFADAFNPTTGWVSRYVIGIDVGITLLSAEDLRTGNVWRWFMGNADVERALDMIGLVPDPPVEGRQLSKAIADTREGTADPQKRTPPTNADVDAEIRVGTRHQIPASAFKFKIPIPPRQTE from the coding sequence TTGGGTACAGAGGTTCGAACCGCTAAGCATTTTCTTTCCCGGTACTTCCGATACATCGCCGTCGTCGGGGGCGGGTCCCGCACCTCAAGGATCATCAGTGCAGTCGCGCTGGCCTTCGCGCTGATACCCAGCGTAGGCGTACGGGCCGCGGCTGCCACGGCGCCCGCTGAGGAGGTCCACCCTCTCCGCAGGATTGACAATGACCTGCTGGATGATATTTCACGCCGTTCCTTCCGCTATTTCTGGCAAAACACTGATCCTCGAACTGGACTGATCCTGGACCGCGCGCGCTTTGACGGCAGGCCCGAAGAGGAGTCCTGGCGTAAAAACGTCGCGAGTATTGCCGCAACGGGTTTTGGCTTGACGGCATACTGCATCGCCGCCGATCATCGCTGGATAAGCCCCGATCGGGCCAGCTATCGCATCCGCACGGCTTTGCGTTTCTTTGCCTATCACGCTCAGCAGAAACATGGGTGGTTTTACCATTTCCTTGACGCCACCACAGGGAAAAGGGCATGGAAAAGTGAGGTTTCATCAATCGACACCGCGCTGCTGCTGTCGGGAATTCTGACCGCGAGGCAGGCCTTTCCTGATGATCCCGAAATCGTCCGGCTGGCGAACTTGATTTATCACCGTGTGGATTTCCCGTGGATGCTTGACGGCGACCCCTTAATACTATCGCACGGCTGGAAACCGGAGACAGGCTTCCTCCCGTACGGCTGGGACACGTACAGCGAAGCGGGGATCCTCTACGCATTGGCGATTGGGTCGCCGACGCACCCCATTCCTCCAGACTCCTGGTTCGGCTGGAAGCTTCCGATTGTTCACGCTGGTGGCTATGCCTATATCGGCGGAGGCCCTCTTTTTATTCAGCAATATTCTCAGGCATGGCTGGACCTCAGGAACCGCAGCTACAGGGAGGTTCCGGTGGAAGATCGGGTCGTTCCGCGCGTGAACGTCCTCGAAAATGCGATAGTGGCCACGCGGGCCCAGCAGGCACTGGGGATTGATCTCTCACAACGGTACCGCGGGTATTCGTCGAGAGTATGGGGCATCACGGCGTCTGACAGCGCGAAGGGCTATGTCGCGTGGGGAGGCTCAGCCAACGATTCCCGAATCGATGGCACAGTTGTTCCCAGCGCCGCCGCCGGCTCCGCCATGTTTGCTCCTGACATCTGCATTCCTGCATTGCGGGCCATGCTGCTGCAATATGGCCGGAAGGTTTATGGACGATACGGCTTTGCCGATGCGTTCAATCCCACGACGGGATGGGTCAGCCGCTACGTCATCGGGATCGACGTCGGCATCACGCTTCTCAGCGCTGAAGACCTGCGCACGGGAAACGTGTGGCGATGGTTCATGGGCAACGCTGACGTTGAACGGGCCCTGGACATGATCGGGCTTGTGCCGGACCCGCCGGTTGAGGGGCGGCAACTGAGCAAAGCGATCGCTGATACCCGGGAAGGGACTGCCGACCCGCAGAAGCGAACGCCACCCACGAACGCAGACGTGGATGCAGAAATCCGTGTAGGCACCCGGCACCAGATCCCCGCTTCGGCGTTTAAATTCAAGATTCCTATCCCTCCACGGCAAACAGAATAA
- a CDS encoding glucoamylase family protein, whose product MNRIFDKHSHGCPKVPDAGISSADTKRPLGNSEQAREISNESRNEWLRALGTHQARKWVAAGTLNRPKVLNPRWQRTRASVERTLLLRSEATPENSPAAEQHRWIHDNARFLRSTVKEFRDAFKSLRDLPGLQPSPEQDEIVPRVYQIASSFLTAVEFRFAEEALGKYVTGVQQVVALEIGELRALKLLLQFALLEELGIAGEKLMAVPASGDGSPEIHSHLPSTIITSLRDISEMEWKEFFEATCVVDRILRSDPSGAYPWMDFESRELYRNAVSELARHTKLSETEVAKGAILCARKAKERKWGVNQRATDRRSSAGYYLMDHGSLKLKRVIGYRPSLAKRISDLILGWPEVYYVAGVELTTLVAVFLLLWHLGTVIPLIPGLLLLIPASQAAVGLMNQLTVRFVRPRRLPRLDFSGGIPDEFSTLVVVPSLLLNEKEVRHIVEALEVRYLGNRDPNLHFALLTDSPDASKPTDEHDDLVALCSSLVEQLNDKYAQERRGGFFHFHRHRVYNPQENRWMGWERKRGKLLDLNKLILGKEDNFPVKVGDLSTLPRVRYVITLDSDTRLPRETAYKLVGALAHPLNRAVIDRKTNTVVEGYGILQPRIGISVESARKSRLASIYSGETGFDIYTRAVSDVYQDLFGEGSFTGKGIYEVETFQRVLGNRFPSNALLSHDLIEGVYGRAGLVSDIEVIDDYPSHFSAYSRRMHRWVRGDWQILRWLLPHVPDFFGARVPNPITLLSRWKIFDNLRRSLIELNLFLLLLAGWFAFRGGALYWTAVIIALLLLPTYVETLISLAQVWRADNLKGFLKERANAFVTGHLQVFVMLVFLPHKAFVMLDAIVRTLTRLTVTRRNLLEWETSAEAEAGSRKKTAVEAYLAFTPWFALATGISLAFLRPPALPAAAPILGLWLLAPVFTEWINHPPRRRTKPLEPQDVAFLRIASLSTWRYFREFSNAGVHWLIPDRVQQEPPAVMNVLSPTNLGILLNARLAAHHLGYLTLTELIEQTEQTINSAKRLSRFNGHFLNWYDLHTLDPLPPKFVSTVDSGNLAACLWTLKQACLGLVNEPLLSRELCQGIRDHLSLIQQIAHQKTLAPEVVLRIQEVVSWADRAGENASDWTWSLPGLHKEIQAVMDALCSNRPDGESGDQGSADDLSWWLSETLARIENVQTSVKTLAPWLLQEYRQLHLDSPGHDVSLASLPAVLPQMERELNDRSPESGTPGATDSVRSLSSLLRASLDRATNLSARLQRLAGEAEELLREMDFRFLYDQKRRLLHVGYDVEAQQHTTAVYDLLASEARTATFIAIAKGDIRQEAWFHLGRTQTLEEGTPVLVSWSGTMFEYLMPLLWMRSHSGTMLDEGMHSAVLCQQKYARRRKVPWGISEAAFSARDHKGIYQYAAFGLPGLAVDPNALEDIVIAPYASFLALLVDSTSAVRNLKLMWEKGWFGRLGFFESTDYSDSRTSGTAEGELVRCWMAHHQGMSLLAVCNLLTRSSLQRWFHLESQVMATELLLHEKVPRAAPEQLEPANPWKRSPQIPGKETSTRSALAEPAHESG is encoded by the coding sequence ATGAACCGAATCTTCGATAAGCATTCTCATGGTTGCCCGAAGGTCCCGGACGCTGGCATCAGCTCCGCTGATACGAAGCGTCCCCTGGGCAACAGTGAGCAGGCCAGAGAAATTTCGAATGAATCTCGGAATGAGTGGCTGCGGGCGCTCGGCACGCATCAGGCTCGGAAATGGGTTGCCGCCGGAACCTTGAACCGTCCCAAGGTCCTCAACCCGCGTTGGCAACGGACCCGGGCATCCGTTGAGCGAACTTTACTGCTCCGCAGCGAGGCGACTCCCGAAAACAGCCCAGCCGCTGAGCAACATCGCTGGATTCACGACAATGCGCGCTTTCTTCGCAGCACTGTAAAAGAATTTCGGGATGCCTTCAAATCGTTGCGGGATTTGCCCGGCTTGCAACCCTCACCGGAGCAGGATGAAATTGTTCCGCGCGTCTATCAGATCGCGAGCAGCTTTCTGACCGCGGTAGAGTTCCGGTTTGCAGAAGAGGCGCTCGGAAAGTATGTCACCGGAGTTCAGCAGGTGGTCGCTCTCGAGATCGGTGAGCTCCGGGCGCTGAAACTTCTGCTTCAGTTTGCATTGCTGGAAGAGCTTGGAATCGCAGGCGAGAAACTTATGGCCGTCCCTGCATCGGGAGATGGCTCTCCGGAGATTCACTCTCACCTTCCCTCGACGATAATCACCAGCCTTCGTGACATTTCTGAAATGGAGTGGAAAGAGTTTTTTGAGGCAACCTGTGTCGTTGACCGCATTCTGCGGTCAGACCCCTCTGGGGCTTATCCCTGGATGGACTTTGAAAGCCGCGAACTCTATCGAAACGCCGTATCCGAGCTGGCCCGGCACACGAAGCTGAGTGAAACCGAGGTTGCAAAGGGGGCCATCCTATGCGCGCGGAAAGCCAAGGAACGGAAATGGGGAGTGAATCAGCGTGCCACTGATCGCCGCAGCAGCGCCGGATATTACCTGATGGACCACGGCAGCCTGAAACTGAAAAGAGTTATCGGGTATCGCCCCTCGTTAGCAAAGAGAATAAGCGACCTCATCCTTGGATGGCCGGAAGTCTATTATGTTGCGGGCGTCGAACTCACAACGCTGGTTGCGGTCTTTCTGTTGCTATGGCACCTGGGAACGGTGATCCCTCTCATTCCGGGCCTGCTGTTATTGATTCCCGCAAGTCAGGCCGCAGTCGGTCTGATGAACCAGCTAACCGTCCGCTTTGTGCGGCCGCGCCGGCTTCCGAGGCTGGACTTCTCCGGCGGCATTCCAGACGAGTTCTCGACTCTCGTTGTGGTCCCCTCCCTTCTGCTGAACGAAAAGGAGGTGCGGCACATTGTAGAGGCTCTCGAGGTCCGCTACCTGGGAAATCGCGACCCCAATTTACATTTCGCCCTCCTGACGGACTCGCCCGACGCCTCGAAACCCACGGACGAGCACGATGACCTGGTGGCATTGTGCAGTTCGCTTGTCGAACAACTCAACGACAAGTACGCGCAGGAGCGCCGAGGCGGTTTCTTCCACTTCCATCGTCACCGTGTTTACAATCCGCAGGAAAACAGGTGGATGGGATGGGAACGGAAAAGGGGCAAGTTACTCGACCTGAACAAGCTGATCCTGGGCAAGGAAGATAATTTCCCGGTCAAGGTCGGCGACCTCTCCACTCTGCCTCGGGTCCGATACGTGATCACGCTCGATTCGGACACGCGCCTGCCCCGGGAGACCGCTTACAAGCTTGTCGGAGCGCTGGCTCACCCGCTGAATCGTGCCGTGATTGACAGGAAAACAAATACAGTTGTTGAGGGCTACGGCATCCTGCAACCCAGGATTGGAATCAGCGTTGAATCCGCCCGCAAGTCACGGCTGGCGAGCATATATTCCGGTGAAACCGGGTTTGATATTTACACGCGGGCCGTCTCCGACGTCTACCAGGACCTGTTTGGGGAAGGCAGTTTTACAGGCAAAGGAATTTATGAGGTCGAAACCTTCCAGCGAGTGCTGGGCAATCGGTTTCCGTCCAATGCTCTACTGAGCCATGACCTGATTGAAGGCGTATACGGAAGAGCCGGACTCGTTTCCGACATTGAGGTGATCGACGATTACCCGTCACACTTCAGCGCCTATTCGCGCCGGATGCATCGCTGGGTGCGAGGCGACTGGCAGATCCTGCGATGGCTGTTGCCTCACGTGCCCGACTTCTTTGGCGCGCGGGTCCCGAACCCAATCACACTCCTGTCCCGCTGGAAAATCTTCGACAATCTCAGGCGCAGCCTGATCGAGTTGAACCTCTTCCTGCTATTACTGGCCGGCTGGTTTGCCTTCCGCGGCGGCGCCCTCTACTGGACGGCTGTCATCATTGCGCTACTGCTGCTGCCCACGTATGTCGAAACCCTCATCTCACTGGCCCAGGTGTGGAGGGCTGACAACCTTAAGGGCTTTTTGAAGGAGCGCGCGAACGCTTTCGTCACGGGGCATCTGCAGGTATTTGTCATGCTGGTGTTCCTGCCCCACAAGGCGTTCGTCATGCTTGACGCCATCGTCAGAACTCTCACACGCCTCACCGTCACGCGCAGAAACCTGCTGGAATGGGAAACGTCCGCTGAAGCAGAAGCAGGCAGCAGGAAAAAGACGGCTGTCGAAGCTTACCTGGCGTTCACCCCGTGGTTCGCCCTGGCAACGGGCATCTCCCTGGCATTTCTCCGGCCTCCTGCATTGCCGGCGGCCGCACCCATACTGGGCCTCTGGTTGCTTGCCCCTGTGTTCACGGAATGGATTAACCACCCGCCCCGCAGACGCACGAAACCTTTGGAGCCACAGGACGTCGCCTTCCTGAGGATTGCGTCCCTCTCCACTTGGAGGTACTTCCGGGAGTTCAGCAATGCCGGAGTTCACTGGCTGATACCCGACCGCGTTCAGCAGGAACCCCCTGCAGTAATGAACGTGTTGTCGCCCACAAACCTCGGAATTCTGTTGAACGCGCGCCTGGCAGCCCACCACCTTGGCTATCTCACACTCACCGAGCTGATCGAGCAAACCGAACAAACGATCAATTCTGCAAAACGTCTTTCTCGGTTCAACGGGCATTTTCTCAACTGGTATGACCTGCATACGCTTGACCCGCTTCCTCCAAAATTCGTTTCGACGGTGGACAGCGGAAACCTCGCGGCCTGCCTGTGGACCCTGAAGCAGGCATGCCTCGGGCTCGTAAACGAGCCACTTCTCTCGAGAGAGCTATGCCAGGGCATCCGCGACCATCTTTCGCTCATTCAGCAAATAGCCCATCAGAAGACCCTGGCGCCGGAAGTTGTATTGCGCATCCAGGAGGTAGTCTCATGGGCCGATCGAGCCGGAGAAAACGCTTCGGATTGGACCTGGTCCCTGCCCGGCCTTCACAAGGAAATTCAAGCTGTCATGGATGCACTTTGCAGCAACCGACCGGATGGCGAAAGTGGCGACCAGGGCTCGGCAGACGACCTGTCATGGTGGCTGTCGGAAACGCTTGCGCGGATCGAAAACGTGCAGACCAGCGTAAAAACTCTGGCGCCCTGGCTCTTGCAAGAGTACAGGCAGCTTCATTTGGACAGTCCGGGGCACGATGTCTCTCTGGCTTCACTGCCCGCGGTCCTGCCGCAGATGGAACGAGAGCTGAACGACCGGTCACCGGAATCCGGCACACCCGGCGCCACAGATAGCGTGAGATCTCTATCCTCACTTCTCAGGGCCAGCCTCGATCGAGCCACAAATCTTTCCGCCAGGCTTCAGCGCCTCGCGGGCGAGGCCGAGGAACTTCTAAGAGAAATGGACTTCCGATTTCTCTACGACCAGAAAAGGAGACTTCTGCACGTTGGGTACGATGTCGAGGCCCAGCAGCATACAACAGCCGTTTATGACCTGCTCGCTTCCGAAGCCCGAACTGCCACTTTTATTGCGATTGCTAAAGGCGACATCAGGCAGGAAGCCTGGTTTCACCTGGGGAGGACGCAAACCCTTGAAGAAGGCACGCCGGTATTGGTCTCATGGAGTGGGACCATGTTCGAGTACCTGATGCCCTTGCTCTGGATGCGCTCGCATTCGGGCACGATGCTGGACGAGGGCATGCACTCGGCGGTGCTCTGCCAGCAGAAATACGCGAGGAGGAGAAAGGTTCCCTGGGGCATTTCAGAAGCGGCCTTCAGCGCCCGGGACCACAAAGGCATTTACCAATATGCGGCATTTGGTCTGCCTGGCCTGGCTGTGGACCCGAATGCATTAGAAGATATCGTCATTGCTCCCTACGCAAGCTTCCTGGCACTGCTGGTTGACTCCACGTCCGCCGTTCGTAACTTAAAGTTGATGTGGGAAAAGGGCTGGTTCGGCCGACTCGGCTTCTTCGAATCCACTGATTACTCTGACAGCCGCACGAGTGGAACGGCAGAGGGCGAACTGGTTCGATGTTGGATGGCCCATCATCAGGGGATGAGCCTGCTGGCAGTCTGTAACCTGCTCACCAGGTCTTCTCTGCAAAGGTGGTTTCACCTGGAAAGCCAGGTGATGGCGACTGAGCTTCTCCTGCATGAAAAGGTCCCTCGCGCAGCGCCCGAACAGCTCGAACCGGCAAACCCTTGGAAGCGATCTCCGCAAATTCCGGGGAAGGAAACCTCGACGCGAAGTGCCCTTGCAGAACCGGCCCACGAGTCAGGGTGA